One Gossypium hirsutum isolate 1008001.06 chromosome A08, Gossypium_hirsutum_v2.1, whole genome shotgun sequence genomic window, ttccattaaaaaaatacatggCTATTAAAGCAAATTAAATGTGAACACGTGGACAATAATAAAAGGGTTAAGGTGAGAATTTCACTATAGTACAGGGGCAAAAACATGTATTAAGCCTATTTTCAAAGGGCGAACATGTGAGATTTTTTTGAACGAAAATGGTCAAGGGACTAATGTAATGGATAGAATGAAAGTAGAGGGGGCAAAGTGACCGGAAAAATAGTTAAATGGTCAAATTGAGAATTTCACTATAGTACAAGGGCCAAAACAAATATTAAACCATTATACAATTATAAATTATACTTAGATTTTGTACGTATGAATGGATCGTAATTTGTAAAGCCCAAACTTTAAAGAGCCCAAACCCGAAAGGTTCCAAAATACCCAAAAGTAAGTCCTTTACTAGTAAGGCAAAACTGTGAAATAGAATCACAGAGACCGGCAATGGCGGCCGATCCCACAGCCACAACTATGACAAGAATACATGTTGGAGGTTTGGGGCAAAGCGTTAACAGCGATGATCTGCGGAAGATATTCTCCGCCGTGGGAACGGTGGAAGGAGTGGACATCGTAAGGACCAAAGGTCGCAGTTTCGCATACGTCGATATCCTCCCATCTACCTCAAACTCCATCTCCAAGCTATTTAGCACGGTGGGAAATCTTTGAACACTGTATGTTTAGGGTTACTGCTTTAGAAATTCATGGTTtgatttgtttttgaaaattaatacAGTATAATGGGTGCGCTTGGAAAGGGGGCAAGTTGAAGCTTGAAAAGGCTAAAGAACACTTTCTTACTCGCCTGAAACGGGAATGGGCTGAGGCAGAAGCTGAAGATGAAGCTAATGAAGGAAGCCATCAAGCTAAGCCTTCTTCTTCAGATAGCAACAATAGCAAAAACAAAGTTCAGGTTTCTCAAAACAACCAGCTTCGGATCTTCTTTCCTAGATTATCAAAGGTTaggtttctttttaatttaaattttcaattttgtattGCAAATTGCTCTCTTAAATCGGTTGTTTGTGTTGTTGCTcctatatatgtgtgtgtaaattgtaaaaaaattaaacattcccATTTCCTTGTGTTGGATATATACCAGTCCCAAATTCAAGTAACATTGTTCTTTGTTATGTTATAGGGAATTGTTTAGCTTCAGCTGAAACCATAGATGTCATTATGGAACCGGATGATTCTAACCATAATTACCTGAATCCAAACCCAATTTGATAATAAAAAGTCAACTGAACTAAGGGTGAAATCTAGCTGAGCCCGGGAGCTCAAGCTCTGCTCGAAATTTAGAGCTCGATACTTGGCTTGAGTTCAATTGAGCTTGAGCTCCGCTTGAGATATATTCAAGTTACTTGAGCTTGATTAAGGtcatttatcaattttcatactCAAACTTGAACTCAAGCTTGACTAAGCTCATATGTGTTGAAGCTCGAGCTTGGCTTGATAATTAAGCTTagagttaataatatatattaaggacAATAAAACAAGCTTGATAATTTGGCTCGATTGATAGCTCAAACTGCTTGAGCTCCAGTTCAGCTCGATAATTACCAAATTGAGTTTGAGTTCTATTCGTGTTGAGTTTGATTAGCTTGTAAGCACCGGTATCTCATTTACATTTGAAACCATCCAACCCAAATCCATATTGACTTTAACAAATAGCCCAAAATGACAAAATCCAAAGTGATCCAAACCGGTAATAATTTGATTGGCAAACTCAAATGACCCTAAACCAAAACAACCCGAACATGAAATGACCCAAACCCGAAACAACATGAACATGAATTGACCTGAATTTGAAATGGCCCAAACTCAAAACTAACCAGGgctaaaatgacttgaaaattttaaaagtggAATTAATCCGATCCAAAACCAACTCGACCAGCTCAACTGACAGGTACTTTCATGTTGTGCAGATAAAATCGTTGCCATTTAGTGGGACTGGAAAGCATAGATACAGTTTCCAACGTGTTGAAGCCCCTGCTTTTCctctacatttttgtgattgtGTAGAGCACTCTGGTCGTTTCAATGCTGTGAAACAAAAAGAAGTTCGACATCATGGGGAAATAAATGATGGCATGAATGAGGAAGAGCTTAGCTTGATGAGCTCAGTAATGAACAAGCTTTTTGAGAGGGAAAATATTTCCAACATTAGCAGGTCCGCCATAGTAAAGGAAAGAGACAATTTCATTGAACCAGTTGAGGATTCACCCTCCAATGAGGAGGAAAATGACGACGACGATGATGATCTCATAATTAATGTCGTTTCTAATGCAAAAAAACGAACAGCTATGTCTGGGATCAGAGAGTCGAAAAAAGTCTCCACTGAGGTATAATCTGATGTTAGTTACTGCAAAAAGCTGTTTGATTTCATGGTGTGTTAGTGTTTTGTTCTCCTTGTAATTAATTTCATTCTCTTGCCATATTTGACACACAGAAAACTAGACTTAGTGAAAACAAAGTTTCGAAGGATGGAGCAATTCCGAGTGCAAGCAAGTTGCAGAAAAAGAATGCTTTGCATGCTGAAAAGAAGAGGAAACCGAACAGAGATGATAAACATGAAATCCCTTCTCTTTCATCTCAACTGAGAATGAATTCGCAGTGTGATGAGATTGAAGCAGGTTTTGAGGAGGATGATGAAACTGATGATGACCTCGTAATTAATGTGGCGTCAACGGAAAACAAAGGGAAGGCTTTGTCAGGAAGCACAAAGCGTGCTAAGGTATCACCAAAACAGGTATACCCTCTCTCTTGGTTGGTGCAGAGTAGATGCTTTCTTATATGCTACTAGGATCATGTATATACGTACTATCGGGTCCTAATTTCTTCATATTTCTATGACACCTAGAATTTTAAACTGAGTGAGACACAATCAAATGAGAATGAGTGCGAAGAGAAGAAAGATCGTTTACTTCCTAGAAAGAAGATGAAACTAATTTCTACCAAAGAAAGGGATGGAAATGAAGCTGTCTCCACTGTACCTGCTGAGAAGGGACCCCTCATTGCTCAAATGACTGAACAAGATTGTAGTCTCAAACCGTCGAGTACTAGTTGTTTGTGGTCTCAAAAGTCTTCATGGAAGGCACTTGTTGGAGGTAGAGGCGACAGTGCATTCAGTCTCTCCAATATTCTTCAAAATGCTGATACCACTGAGGAACAACACGTTTTTGATGATCCCAAAGTGGACAACACTCTTGATAGCAAGAATGACAAGTTGTCAACACCTGAGAACTCGGAAGGGATGTCAGACAAAATGGAAATAGCGAATGCGATTGCAGAAGCCCAGTCAAATAAACCTAGCATGACTTCAAGTAATACAGGAAGAGGTTCTTCATGGCTCCACAAGTCTTCATGGATTCAATTGGTAAGTGATAAGAGCAAATCCTTTAGTATCTCACAAATTTTGCCTGGCACTACTACTTCACAAGAGCTTGCAAAGCCCACTGGTGAGGATGTGGTGCAGTCTGCTGATGGAAATTATACCAACGAAATGGACCAATTTACGACTGAAGGTGTTGGAAAAGGAGACTTTGTTGAGAGTATTCCGGAAACCAACCCTCAAACTCTTGAGGGCAGTAACGATACTTCTCTCCCAGCTGTTGAGAATATAAGCAACTTTGAACCAGTCAAAGGTTTTGCTGTAGATACTAGCACAGTGGGGACATGTTCATTTATGAGAAGCTCTACTTCATTGAAAGAATGGGCTAAAACTAAGGCTGCCCTAAAAGGGTCAcggaagaagaaaacaaaaggcGATTCAATATAGTAGCATTGAGGTATGTTGTTCGGATTTAAGTctcattgatgaatacatgtatgcttggatttttttaaagttttttcatgtatttggaggatccttGAAGGGTCAAAATTTCATACTCAGATAtggattttgaaagaaaaaaatgaatagtCGGAACAACATAGGTGCTGTGGTTCTAGTGAAATGATTTTGTTCTGATTATTGAATGACATTGTGTTCCATAGAAATATACCTAGAAAAACCATCTAAAGTCTTTTGTATGCTTTTGTTGGTATCAATTAAACCAAggatttcatcattttcatttgtgATATTTGTTCATTTCTTCAAATATTCTCAAATCCATTGCTTTCTATTCATTTATCGTCCTATATTGAAGTCCTGTCCACCCTaattacaatttatttctttacaatAAAGACACTTACAAAAGAAGTCTTGCATCTCTTCTAAACATTATCAATTCTCATCACAAACATgaccaaaattatcaaaaaaaaaaattgacagaAATACTAAAACAAAAGCAGGAACTGTTTTCAGTCATTGCAAAGATTTTTAGCGTAATGAAAACTGTGGAGGGATTTCTGACTCTTTTGGGAGAAATCTTCTAAGTATTGTCCGTCCAGAGCTAGCGGACTTCCAACACGTTCAGTATTGTTACAGGTGGGGGTTTTGTATCCCAATTTTGTCGAGAGCCCGAGCTGGAGGCAGGATTCACGGAGCGGGAGTGTTCAATTTGATGAGGTACTCTCACTCTCTGAGCCCTTCACCACCCTCGATGAAGTCAAGAGACAAAACCCTGGTTTAGGACAATACCAAACATGTTGAGGAGTCCGCCACTCTAGGTGGACAAGACTTAAAAAGACTTCTCTCAACGTGTTAGAAATCTCTcaacaaaaacaaagaaagtaTTCTTATTCCTATTTGTTTTGGGATGTTGGTTTTTAGCTGCTTTCTCCTCTGTGCCGCTTTTGACAGTGTTCAGATTCAGTAGTTTCAGAGGCTTTATGTTTGGGTGAATGAGTTGAAGAAGAACAATCTGTAATGGACTTAGCTGATCCAGATTTCTGGAAGAAGCTGGCAGTTTcagatgaaaataaaaatggattttCACTTGGAAACATTTTCTTATTGGCCGACCCAGATTTGTGACGACGTTCATCCATAAGCTTTTTCAAGAGCTGTCCTTGTTGCTGTATTTGCAGCTGAAGCTCCTTTTGCACCTATTGAACCCCAAAAGAGAAAAACACCGGTAAAAAGTGTTTGCAAGAGCATGACCTGTCGTTACTCGGATTCGAGTGTAAGTGTTGGATATACATATAGAAAAAAAACTCAAATGGAATAACTATGAGAAAACATTAACACACCTTCAGCTGTTCATGCAACAGCTTTTGAACTTCAATTTGCATTTTCAAGGTCTCTACTACATCCACTTCCCTGCAAATAAATGCCATTGAAAGGATGATATTAGTGCTTAATTTTGTGCCATAAATTAATGACTCAAAAACAATTATAAGTTACTTGAATTTGGATCACACCTTTCTATGTTGCCATCACTTTGATGATCATCACTCTCAATTAAAGTTGCTCTCTCTTCTTCAAATCTGGAACTTCCTTTATCTACTAAGTGTAAAAGCAGTAAGTGTTGATCTTGGCATATGCTTAATCAGCagattgatttatgaaaattttaagggGAAAAAAAGTAAAATGGGAAATGGTTTGTGTGCAATATATGTTATCAGGATTCTTTATTTTCTCTTAAGTATCTGTGTTTGGGATTCATGACATTTTCTTATGTGTGTGAGTTGAGAGAATAATCTTCcaaatatgtgagaaaatttaagTGAAAAGTCCATATATTTATTGTTGGAAAAGCTGTATCGAAACTCACGTGCAAATATTCTTTAAATTATATTCTAAATACTTAATCAATCATTTTAGTCCACATCATTATTCTTATTTAAATTCTAATCCTCCTAAAATTTATCCAAAATCTACTACAAATATTATAATTATCATCATATCTAGAAATCTAGTTTAAATGAAAAACTACTTAcaactattataatattttaaccaATAAAAGAACATTATATTCAACCCTGCTCGTTAGCTACACTATAGTGGTTTGGTACCTCTCATAAAAAACTTTCCATCTAAATCTTCAACATCATCTTCATCATGTTATCGAGGAAGAGCATTGCTAATATGTTTGGTTTCTTTAAACCGCCTAATTCCGTGCAATATAAAAAATTCTTCAAATTACTATTAAGTGTTGAGTGCATTGATAAATCGTATTGCATCTCTAATAAGAGAACTTAAATTCAAACTttaagaataatataaaaaaaactactcTTCAAATTTATCCAAGGTGTCCTTATTCCTATTGTTTGATCTAATTAGTAGTACCCCTTCAAGTGATGAACAAGATGAATATTTTCTCTTTCCACCATCTTTTTCACGGTCTTCGTCTCTTCCTTGTTTCTCTCTCTTATcacaaaaattctttttttttcctttgttagAAAGACATCCATCTTTTCTTGTTTGA contains:
- the LOC121204870 gene encoding protein REPRESSOR OF SILENCING 3 — its product is MAADPTATTMTRIHVGGLGQSVNSDDLRKIFSAVGTVEGVDIVRTKGRSFAYVDILPSTSNSISKLFSTYNGCAWKGGKLKLEKAKEHFLTRLKREWAEAEAEDEANEGSHQAKPSSSDSNNSKNKVQVSQNNQLRIFFPRLSKIKSLPFSGTGKHRYSFQRVEAPAFPLHFCDCVEHSGRFNAVKQKEVRHHGEINDGMNEEELSLMSSVMNKLFERENISNISRSAIVKERDNFIEPVEDSPSNEEENDDDDDDLIINVVSNAKKRTAMSGIRESKKVSTEKTRLSENKVSKDGAIPSASKLQKKNALHAEKKRKPNRDDKHEIPSLSSQLRMNSQCDEIEAGFEEDDETDDDLVINVASTENKGKALSGSTKRAKVSPKQNFKLSETQSNENECEEKKDRLLPRKKMKLISTKERDGNEAVSTVPAEKGPLIAQMTEQDCSLKPSSTSCLWSQKSSWKALVGGRGDSAFSLSNILQNADTTEEQHVFDDPKVDNTLDSKNDKLSTPENSEGMSDKMEIANAIAEAQSNKPSMTSSNTGRGSSWLHKSSWIQLVSDKSKSFSISQILPGTTTSQELAKPTGEDVVQSADGNYTNEMDQFTTEGVGKGDFVESIPETNPQTLEGSNDTSLPAVENISNFEPVKGFAVDTSTVGTCSFMRSSTSLKEWAKTKAALKGSRKKKTKGDSI